The Treponema medium genome has a window encoding:
- a CDS encoding rRNA methylase, which translates to MGTSTSQERLPVAVILCRPEISRNIGAVCRSMANNNCSDLRIVGNKKDYDEEEILRLAIHAGSIWQQARFFEPSITGLKASVADCCIIAGTTRRVGEKRKSWGMTPEDFASFSFNTAEGCTGIVFGNERTGLTDEELNVCSIAVNIPSAPDFPSLNLSHAVQIVCYTLFRAYSPRKYGYERIPYTRITSASEHINDCLCKMGLFKHAGKEDNIRFFQEIIARAGLSAREARYLEELFQKLCYVKCRNAAGTVQERPLLQTPPVPDN; encoded by the coding sequence ATGGGTACTTCAACCTCTCAAGAACGGCTTCCGGTTGCGGTTATTCTCTGCCGCCCTGAAATAAGCCGTAACATCGGTGCTGTTTGCAGATCAATGGCCAACAATAATTGTTCCGATTTACGTATTGTGGGTAACAAAAAAGATTATGACGAAGAAGAAATTCTCCGGTTAGCTATCCATGCCGGATCAATATGGCAGCAAGCCCGTTTTTTTGAACCTTCAATTACGGGATTAAAAGCATCAGTTGCCGATTGCTGTATTATCGCCGGAACAACACGGCGTGTAGGAGAAAAACGCAAATCATGGGGAATGACCCCGGAGGATTTTGCTTCGTTTTCATTTAATACGGCAGAGGGGTGTACCGGCATCGTATTTGGAAATGAACGAACCGGACTTACCGATGAGGAATTAAATGTTTGTTCGATAGCGGTCAACATCCCGTCTGCCCCCGATTTTCCATCGCTTAACCTTTCGCATGCCGTACAAATTGTCTGCTATACCCTGTTCCGCGCCTATAGCCCCCGAAAGTATGGATACGAACGCATCCCCTATACGCGGATTACCTCGGCATCGGAACATATAAACGACTGCTTATGTAAAATGGGACTTTTTAAACATGCAGGGAAAGAAGACAACATCCGGTTTTTCCAAGAGATAATTGCAAGAGCGGGATTATCCGCCCGGGAAGCGCGGTATTTGGAAGAGCTTTTTCAAAAGCTGTGCTATGTTAAATGTCGAAATGCTGCGGGAACAGTACAGGAGAGGCCTTTGCTGCAAACACCGCCCGTTCCAGACAATTAA